cctgcatcttgtgaacgaagtggacgcgctgggctgtagtgattaataagttcactcagatactgtggtacagaccatgtagcgctttataggttagtaaaagtattttgtaatcaatatggaatttaattggcagccagtgtagagatgatagaacaggactgatatgatcaaatgttctagttctagttaggtacatccatcactgactgtaccTTCTGTACCTGCAGGTGTACTACTATAACGCTCGCACCCGGGAGTCGGCCTGGACCAAGCCCGAGGGCGTGAAGGTGATCCAGCAGGTCGAGCTCACCCCGCTGATTCTCGGCCAGGCCGCAACGCCCGGGGGCCCCGGCCCTTTGTCCAGCCTTCAGACCTCGGGGCCCGGGGCCACACACGTCACACAGTCCTCCGGCACGGCCGTCAGCTCCACCACCAGCACCAGCATGACTGTGGTCGCTCCCCTCCACGCCAGGACCGGAATGGGTAAATATCAACCGTACCCACCACTAAACCCCATCAAACCCGCTATACCCACCAACCGAGCCCCACCACTAAACGCCACCACTAAACGCCAACACTAAACCCCATCGAACCCACTATACACCACCAACCGAGCCCCACCACTAAACCCCAACACTAAACCCCACCACTAAACACCAACACTAAACCCCATCGAACCCACTATACACCACCATCAAACCCGCTATACCCACCAACCGAGCCCCACCACTAAACCCCAACACTAAACCCCACCACTAAACACCAACACTAAACCCCATCGAACCCACTATACACCACCATCAAACCCGCTATACCCACCAACCGAGCCCCACCACTAAACGCCACCACTAAACGCCAACACTAAACCCCATCGAACCCACTATACACCACCAACCGAGCCCCACCACTAAACCCCAACACTAAACCCCACCACTAAACACCAACACTAAACCCCATCGAACCCACTATACACCACCATCAAACCCGCTATACCCACCAACCGAGCCCCACCACTAAACACCAACACTAAACCCCATCGAACCCACTATACACCACCATCAAACCCGCTATACCCACCAACCGAGCCCCACCACTAAACCCCACCACTAAACACCAACACTAAACCCCATCGAACCCACTATACACCACCATCAAACCCGCTATACCCACCAACCGAGCCCCACCACTAAACCCCACCACTAAACCCCACCACTAAACCCCATCGAACCCACTATACACCACCATCAAACCCGCTATACCCACCAACCGAGCCCCACCACTAAACACCAACACTAAACCCCATCGAACCCACTATACACCACCATCAAACCCGCTATACCCACCAACCGAGCCCCACCACTAAACGCCAACACTAAACCCCATCGAACCCACTATACACCACCATCAAACCCGCTATACCCACCAACCGAGCCCCACCACTAAACCCCAACACTAAACGCCAACACTAAACCCCATCGAACCCACTATACACCACCATCAAACCCGCTATACCCACCAACCGAGCCCCACCACTAAACCCCAACACTAAACGCCAACACTAAACCCCATCGAACCCACTATACACCACCATCAAACCCGCTATACCCACCAACCGAGCCCCACCACTAAACCCCAACACTAAACCCCACCACTAAACACCAACACTAAACCCCATCGAACCCACTATACACCACCATCAAACCCGCTATACCCACCAACCGAGCCCCACCACTAAACCCCAACACTAAACCCCATCGAACCCACTATACACCACCATCAAACCCGCTATACCCACCAACCGAGCCCCACCACTAAACCCCAACACTAAACCCCAACACTAAACGCCAACACTAAACCCCATCGAACCCACTATACACCACCATCAAACCCGCTATACCCACCAACCGAGCCCCACCACTAAACGCCAACACTAAACGCCAACACTAAACCCCAACACTAAACCCCAACACTAAACGCCAACACTAAACCCCATCGAACCCACTATACACCACCATCAAACCCGCTATACCCACCaaccaagccccaccactaaacCCCAACACTAAACCCCAACACTAAACCCCAACACTAAACCCCATCGAACTCACTCAACACCACCAAACCCACTAAACCCGCCAACCAAGCCTTAATACTAAAACTCACCTCTAAACCTCACTGAACCCACCACCAGATCCACCCACTAAACCCCACCACACTCAACTCAGCCCCACCTAACCCCATCAAGTCTGCCAAACCAAACTAAACCCACCACACTGCACCAACTCCACTAATCCCCACTATAGTGAAAGTGTTTATGGGACGATCACACTGATCTGGTGTCTGATTAAATTGCTGCTTCATTATTTTGTTCTTCTCTTTGATCTTCTCTCCTTCCTGAAGAGGCGGAGCTCTCGTCCACCGTTACCGCCCCCCACAGCGCGGCCGTCGCCGTCACCGTGACGACAGGGGCGCAGCACCTTTCCATGGTATTGCCACACACGGTGCCCCAGCCCGCCCCCGCCATCCCAGCATTCCCTTCAGTGATGGTGCCACCCTTCAGAGTGCCTCTGCCAGGCCTGCCCGTCCCACTGCCAGGTATCTTCATCTCCTCTGTCCTCTTCACCTCAGCTTCAACTTCCTGTTCTCTCAGTCTTTCTTCCTGTAGGTGCTTGTAGCAGCGCTGTTacctcacacacacgtcagtcctgttacctcacacacacgtcagtcctgttacctcacacacacacgtcagtcctgttacctcacacacacacgtcagtcctGTTACCTCTCACACACGTCAGTCCTGTTacctcacacacacgtcagtcctgttacctcacacacacgtcagtcctgttacctcacacacacgtcagtcctgttacctcacacacacacgtcagtcctGTTACCTCTCACACACGTCAGTCCTGTTACCTCACACACAtgtcagtcctgttacctcacacacacgttacctcacacacacgtcagtcctgttacctcacacacacgttacctcacacacacgtcagtcctgttacctcacacacacgtcagtcctgttacctcacacacacgtcagtcctgttacctcacacacacgtcagtcctgttacctcacacacacgtcagtcctgttacctcacacacacacgtcagtcctGTTACCTCTCACACACGTCAGTCCTGTTacctcacacacacgtcagtcctgttacctcacacacacgttacctcacacacacgtcagtcctgttacctcacacacacgttacctcacacacacgtcagtcctgttacctcacacacacgtcagtcctgttacctcacacacacgtcagtcctgttacctcacacacacgtcagtcctGTTACCTCTCACACACGTCAGTCCTGTTACCTCACACACGTTacctcacacacacgtcagtcctGTTACCTCTCACACACGTCAGTCCTGTTacctcacacacacgtcagtcctgttacctcacacacacgtcagtcctgttacctcacacacacgtcagtcctgttacctcacacacacgtcagtcctgttacctcacacacacgtcagtcctgttacctcacacacacgttacctcacacacacgtcagtcctGTTATCTCACACACAtgtcagtcctgttacctcacacacacgtcagtcctgttacctcacacacacgttacctcacacacacgtcagtcctgttacctcacacacacgttacctcacacacacgtcagtcctgttacctcacacacacgtcagtcctgttacctcacacacacgtcagtcctgttacctcacacacacacgtcagtcctgttacctcacacacacgtcagtcctGTTACCTCTCACACACGTCAGTCCTGTTacctcacacacacgtcagtcctgttacctcacacacacgtcagtcctgttacctcacacacacgtcagtcctGTTAGCTCACACACGTCAGTCCTGTTACCTCACACACGTCAGTCCACGTCAGTCCTGTTACCTCACACACGTCAGTCCTGTTACCTCACACACGTCAGTCCACGTCAGTCCTGTTacctcacacacacgtcagtcctGTTATAGACTCCACAGATCGATGTGACCGCAGGGTAGGCTGGTCAGTAGCTGTTCGCTGACGTCTGTGCTTGACTCTTGTAGGTGTAGGAATGATGCAGATAGTCGGCGCTCCGTATATAAAGGCTCCCAGCAGGAACGGTAAATCCTCCTCCGTCTGCGCTCAGCATGCTGGTGACTGTGTTACCGTTCTGCTTCTGTATTTACATCAGAATCATGATGGAGTCTCGTTGCTCCTGCAGGCGAAATCAAATCATTTACaagctttttttaaaccagGAGCCCCAAAACGATTTTATTTAAAGATCACAGCATCTCCTCAgcttcctgtttttatttttgctcttacTTGCTGTACTGTATTTGTGTTCGGTTGTGTTCTTGTGTTCTGGAGTGGTTTATCTGTGCTGCTGCGGCTTTGTTGTGGCATGTGCATAGTTGTGTTCTTAATATCAGTTAAAACAGCAAGCGCTCCTCAAACTCGCAGGATTCACTCCCGGTGGGTGGTCTGAACAGTACCAGAATCTAGACTTTTTCTCCTAATCGAGTCATTTCCGATTCCCCTGATGCTGCTATCACACGCCCCCCCGCCCACATGCATTTAGTCtccagccacttcttttcacctgccacaGATGGAAACAGTAATTTCTCTGCCCTCATTTAGACACCTCGactggccagcagaggtcacaattaCTGTGGTAAATATGAGGAACCCGGTCCAATCTCAAACAGGCTCCTCCAGCAGGTCGATACCCGCCTGAGACCAGAACTGGAGGGCTGTAGATACTGTAGATCTCATTAGCACCCCAAACCCCCCAGGAGGCGTCAGTGATGGTTCTTACAGGGTACAGGGTCTGTGTGTTTGCAGCCTAGTTTATATTAGTCACGTCTACATTTATAAAGGATTAATaatgttcatttttaaatttcactgaaaattaaaacagcaaCAGTTGGACCGAAGCTTGAAGTTCTCACTggaaataattgtattttacgttcaataaaatcaaagcaaacaaacaaatatttcTACAAAATCTAAACTTCTTATTTccttaaataaacagaaaataaatgtagattCTCACCGTGTTCTGTACTGATGTGAAGCTAAAGCTGTGCTGAGGTCTCAGAGATGATGAGAGGATCAAATGTTAATGGAAGTCTTTCCTCCAGCTTTTGTAATTAACATCCTTCGTTATTTATTGGAAGTTGGTCATTTGTTGGATGTTTCTGTAAAGTTTGTCGGTGGTTTCGGTGGGTCAGGGTCTCTGCTCTGGGTTGATGCTGAGCTCCTCTGTGTGTTCTGTAGGTATACTCCCTGGCATGGTGCCTCCTCTCCTGCCCGTGGTTTCCTCTCAGATGATGGTGGCGGTGGCGGCGTTCTCATCAGACTGGAGCGAGTTTAAGACGGCGGAGGGGAAATCGTACTACCACAACAAGCGCACGCAGGAGACGACCTGGGAGAAACCGGAGCAGCTCCAGGAGAAAGGTCTGAGACACACGGGGTCAAACTCACACCACTAACCCAGATCTTCATGTGTTTATACCCAGAACCGTACTACACAGCGGCTGGTCTAGGGGAACAGGGAGAAGAGTACATGTTatagggaactggaaatgactaaattgttaGATCAGGTTCCTTAACTTCCATCTTCTGTGTGATTCTCCATTGTAGAACCAGAGCTTGAGAAACCCAGTCAGGCTGCAGAGGACACGCTGGACCTGGATCTCATGCAGGTGGACCATGGCTGCCCCAGGGTAGATCCACCTAAAGATCAGAAGGAGGTACCGCCATACTGCCCACGTCttacaaatgattaaaaaatctaCTGGTTGGTTTACTGGTTGGTTAACTGGTTCTTTCTGGGTTTGTTATTGTTGTGTTGACTGTAGGAGCTGAAGGTGATGGAGATGACCGAGGAAGAGAAACTGGCTAAGAAAGCCAAACCCGTCGCCACCAACCCAATTCCTGGCACCCCGTGGTGAGCACCAGTGTAGCTGCTCAAGGGTTTTACTTTCTGATGTACAGGTGGAGAACTGGGTGAtaaacactggtgtgtgtgtgtgtgtgtgtgtgtgtgtgtgtgtgtgtgtgtgtctctgtgtgtgtgtgtgtgtgtgtgtgtgtgtgtgtctctgtgtgtgtgtgtctctctgtgtgtgtgtgtgtgtgtgcgtgtgcgtgtgtgtgtcaggtgtgTGGTTTGGACAGGTGATGATCGTGTGTTCTTCTACAACCCCACCACGCGCCTCTCCATGTGGGAGCGTCCGGAGGAGCTGGTAGGACGCGCTGATGTGGACAAGAACATTCAGGAACCTCCACACAAACGAGGCCTGGAGAACGGCCCGAAACCAGGTACCAGAACCTCATCCTCACCTCCTGAGTCCTGCTGCACCAGCTTCCATattaactctgtgtgtgtgtgtgtgtgtgtgtgtgtgtgtgtgtgtgtgtgtgtgtgtgtgtgtgtgtgtgtgtgtgtgtgtgtgtgcgcgtgcgcgtgcgtgtgtgcgtgtgcgtgcgtgtgtgtgtgtgtgtgtgtgtgcgtgtgtgtgcgcgtgtgtgtgtgtgtgtgtgtgcgcgtgtgtgcgcgtgcgtgtgtgcgtgcgtgtgtgtgtgtgtgtgtgcagccatTTTTAAGCAGGAACCAGATCTCACAGCTTCAGAAGATCCATCAGAAGAGGAATCGAGTACGTCCAAGAGGAGAAAGTGAGATTCAGTCATTTTAATCAGCagattcaaacacacacacactgaacacacacacacttatacacacacacttaatatacacacacactatacacacacacacacacacttaatatacacacactatacacacacacacttaatatacacacacactatacacacacactacacacacacacactatacacacacacacacacttaatatacacacacactatacacacacacttaatatacacacacactatatacacacacacttaatatacacacacacttatacacacacacacacttatacacacacacacacacttatacacacacacttaatatacacacactgaacacacacttatacacacacttaatatacacacacacttatacacacacacacttatacacacacttaatatacacacactatacacacacacttatacacacacacttaatatacacacacactatacacacacacacacacacttaatatacacacacacttaatatacacacacactatacacacacacttaatatacacacacacttaatatacacacactatacacacacacacacttaatatacacacacacacacacttaatatacacacacacacttaatatacacacacacttaatatacacacacacacacttaatatacacacacacacttaatatacacacacttaatatacacacacacacacttaatatacacacacacacttaatatacacacacacacttaatatacacacacacttaatatacacacacacacacttaatatacacacacactatacacacacactatacacacacactatacacacacacttaatatacacacacacacttaatatacacacacacttaatatacacacacacacttaatatacacacacacttaatatacacacacacacttaatatacacacacacacttaatatacacacacacacttaatatacacacacactatacacacacacacacttaatatacacacacacttaatatacacacacacacttaatatacacacacactatacacacacacacacttaatatacacacacacttaatatacacacacacacttaatatacacacacacacttaatatacacacacactatacacacacacacacttaatatacacacacacttaatatacacacacacacttaatatacacacacacacttaatatacacacacactatacacacacacacttaatatacacacacacacttaatatacacacacactatacacacacacacacttaatatacacacacacttaatatacacacacacacttaatatacacacacacttaatatacacacacactatacacacacacacacttaatatacacacacacttaatatacacacacacacttaatatacacacacacacttaatatacacacacactatacacacacacacacacttaatatacacacacacacttaatatacacacacactatacacacacacacacacacacacacacacttaatatacacacacactacacacacacacttaatatacacacacactatacacacacacacactatacacacacactatatacacacacacacttaatatacacacacactacacacacacacttaatatacacacacactacacacacacacttaatatacacacacactatacacacacactacacacacacacactacacatacacacacttaatatacacacacactacacacacacacttaatatacacacacacactatacacacacacacacacacttaatatacacacacgctatacacacacacacttaatatacacacacactacacacacacacttaatatacacacacactatacacacacacacaatatacacacacacactatacacacacacacactatacacacacacacacacttaatatacacacactatacacacacacacttaatatacacacacactatacacacacactacacacacacacactatacacacacacacacacacacacttaatatacacacacacactatacacacacacacacactatacacacacacacacacttaatatacacacacactatacacacacacacacttaatatacacacacacacacttaatatacacacacactatacacacacacacttaatatacacacacactatacacacacacactatacacacacacacttaatatacacacacactatacacacacactacacacacactatacacacacactatacacacacactacacacacacttaatatacacacacactatacacacacacacttaatatacacacacttaatatacacacacacactatacacacacacacttaatatacacacacactatacacacacacacttaatatacacacacactatacacacacactatacacacacactatacacacacactatacacacacactacacacacacttaatatacacacacactatacacacacacacttaatatacacacacacacttatacacacacacactatacacacacacacactatacacacacacacacacacacacacacacttaatatacacacactatacacacacacacttaatatacacacacacactatacacacacactatacacacacactatacacacacacacttaatatacacacacactatacacacacacacttaatatacacacacacacttaatatacacacacacttatacacacacacacttaatacacacacacttaatacacacacacttatacacacacacacacacttatatacacacacactatacacacacacttaatatacacacacacacttatacacacacacacttaatacacacacacttaatacacacacacttatacacacacacacacacttatacacacacacttatacacacacacacttaatacacacacactgaacacacacacttaatatacacacactgaacacacacacacttatacacacacacttaatatacacacactgaacacacacacttatacacacacactcttactatacacacacacacactaaacacatactgaacacgcacacacactcttactatacacacacacacacacactcttactatacacacacacacacacacacacacacacactttacacaaacacacactgaacacacacacacttttactatACCCACACGTACACACGcacttaatatacacacacacacttgctatacacacactaaacacaaacacatactgaacacacacacacacacttactatacacacgcttacacacacgcacacactcttACTATACacacgcttacacacacacacacacacacttgctatacccacacacacacacactacgcCTCTCTGTACTCCAGGATTGAGGAGAAGGAGGAGACGGAGGTGCAGAAGGAGGCGGCGATGGAGGCGGAGCTTAGAGCGGCGAGGGAGCGAGCGGTGGTTCCACAGGAGACCCGAATGAACCAGTTTAAAGAGATGCTGTTAGAGAGAGGGGTACGAGCAGCTCTACCTCCCTTACACTGCCCCCCTGTGGTCATGTGAGAACAGACACCTGCATTATGTTTACGTCTGGGGTGTTTACTCTTACGCAAATGTATACAtgttaagcaattgagggttaagggccttgctcaggggccctacaaattattttttctcatatCACAAGGTCATGTGACCTTCGTTATGCTCGTTAAGATACCCTCTAGAGTTACATGGGTTAGCCTCGTCATGCTGGGTTCAGTCTTCACCCTTCAGCTCTCCAGATAAAACGCAGAGAAAAAGGACCACACATCAAGGTGCCCCCCCCAATCACCCCTCCCACCCCCTTTAGTTCCTGTGTGCTTTAGAGGAACCTGAACTGGAGCAGGTTGTGAAGATGAAGAGGAGCAGGCGCCGCTCCTCCAGCCTCCCTAATTACACCCCCGTCTTCCTGCCAATTAGTGTAGTGTGAGGGCTGTGGGGGGTGTCAGGGTGGCCCcgctgtgtgtgttatttattagTTGCTGGTGTGGGTGGGGGGATGAAACATGAACAAGCACACACCCTGACTTTAGCACTGTGGGGGGGGGTCATGCTCTGAAGAGCTCACCTGCTGAACGTCCTGTTCATTAGAATGGGTGGAACTTTAAAGTAAACTGCCATTAAAAAACCTCTCCCCCCCcatataaccccccccccccccccccatacacacacacacacatttttctaCCCACGTCTAACTctctctcccccccccccccccccctcaggTTTCAGCATTCTCTACGTGGGAGAAGGAGCTTCACAAGATCGTGTTTGATCCACGCTACCTATTACTAAACCCCAAAGAACGAAaacaggtaaacacacacaccctgtcccacacacacacacacacacacacacacacacacacactcacgcacacactcCACCTGTTCTGTTCTCCTCCTGGGACGCAGTGGTTCGTGTTCCTGTAGTGCTGGGATCTCTGATCCAGGATCCACATCAACAGCAACCTTCTATAACAtcaatgatgatgataatgataatctaggatgcatttatttgtcgtatatacactatataaccaaaagtatctggacgcatGACCGTGAGCTCGTCGGACGTCCAGGTATTAAAACAAACAACCCTCTGTGTGATTGtatcagctagaacaacagctgctcttctgaaaagcttcttacaagactttggagtgtgtctgtgtgtgggaatttgtgcccattccatTGAGTGTGGCTGAGCTCAGGTCTGGAGCTttgcttcatgtctttatagagcttgatcatgcagaaacaggaaagggccttccctaaactgttactgcagaGTCAGAAACATGTAATTTCCTTTTTATGACTGATTTATcacacctgttagtgactgttgtggctgaaacagatacatttttttttttgtcattaaaaggggggcgtcccaatacttttgtccatatagtgtacagtatgATGAAATGCTTTcccaagggtccaacagtggctgcatggcagagctgggattcaaacccacaaccttcagattGATAGTCCAAAACTCTACCCATCAGACCAGCACTGTCCCTTTCTGATGTTTGTCCTGGTTTTCCTCAATCTCCAGTTGCTCTTCACATGTTCAGAGCACCCGTGTGCCACCCGGGCGTGGTACCAGGCTCTGTTCTGAGTGCCCGTGGTTGTGGTTGGTACCTGTGCTGACCCTGGGcgtgatgtgtgtgtgcaggtgtttgATCAGTACGTGAAGACCCGCGCTGAGGAGGAGAGGAAGGAGAAGAAGAACAAGATCCTGCAGGCTAAAGACGACTTCAGGAAGATGATGGAGGAGGCCAGGCTGGGCGTCAGGTTCATTCATCcaaacacaccctgaacatggtgccagtccatcacagggcagcacacactcactcactcactgtaggGAAACTCAGGGAGAACATAACAAAGTTCATACAGGCTGTTATATGGTTGTTTGTTATCTTgtttttcctgggatcggctcTGCTTCACAGAGTTACTGATCAACCCTTACAGTCCTATCCCTCACCCCCGTCACCATCGTTACCACCTGGTCCTGATCAAAgtccctcaggtctttatgctgatcagggatctaatagatccctcacacgcaccatcagatcaacatctaatagatgcTACAGAGTAGATGTTACCacaggtctgtgtgtgttcgtgtgttaGTGAGATGTTGTGTTTTTGGTGTGATCTTATCAGAACTACCTTCAGTGAGTTTGCGGTGAAGCACTCTCGAGACTCGCGCTTCAAAGCGATAGAGAAGATGAAGGACAGGGAGGCCATGTTTACTGAGTTCATGACCTTCACCAGGAGGAAGGAGAAGGAGAACTCCAGGAACCGAGGAGAGAAGGTGAGTCTGTGTGAGGTTCGCTTCACCGTGAATGCGAGGGTGATGAGCAGGCCGGCGCTGCAGATGTTTACATCAGGAGTGGTTAGCGCTGGGTGTAATTAGTGGGAGGTGGCGGCGGTTTGTGGCGGGAGGTGCTTATGCTGAAGCGCTGATTGCTCTCGGCAGATAAAGGTCAGCTATCAAACATTCATCGCAGGGAAATGTCAGCCGTTGGTGGAGGGGGGGCGGGTGTGGGTGGAGGGGGAGGCCTGCACAGAGTGGGGTACACCAGAGGATGCCAATCTGCTGCGACCCGGAGCTCATTTAACAGCAGCGCTAATGCCTAGCCTGGTCGTCAGCAGAACCCGCTGAACCTACGTCCTTACACAGAGATTCAGAGGGTGCTGGTCAACGTGTTGGTATCTAAACCCCCATGTTCCTAAATCACTGACCTCATCATATACAGGTACACAGAACCATCTAGGTGGGCGTGATGTGAGGCCACGCCCGTTTACTTTTGATCAGAGCTGGTAATGATGGAGCTGTTGGCTTGATTAAtgctcatacacacatcatgtgTGGAATTAATCCTAATGTGGGTGATTCTGAAATTTC
The nucleotide sequence above comes from Trichomycterus rosablanca isolate fTriRos1 chromosome 8, fTriRos1.hap1, whole genome shotgun sequence. Encoded proteins:
- the tcerg1a gene encoding transcription elongation regulator 1a isoform X1; translated protein: MAAQQQNSAPRFFTAVPPAPATVPRRLPLLSTPANPPLLSTPSTPAFSSSPSNPPLQSSSVTPPSRTAGANQPLLSTPATPPFTAMRGSTPAVIPPFGRMPFDPSVPPPVGGAHLQRPPFLPPPMGTMPPPPGLIFPPGIPPAAAAALASAEEIWVENRSADGKVYYYNARTRESAWTKPEGVKVIQQVELTPLILGQAATPGGPGPLSSLQTSGPGATHVTQSSGTAVSSTTSTSMTVVAPLHARTGMEAELSSTVTAPHSAAVAVTVTTGAQHLSMVLPHTVPQPAPAIPAFPSVMVPPFRVPLPGLPVPLPGILPGMVPPLLPVVSSQMMVAVAAFSSDWSEFKTAEGKSYYHNKRTQETTWEKPEQLQEKEPELEKPSQAAEDTLDLDLMQVDHGCPRVDPPKDQKEELKVMEMTEEEKLAKKAKPVATNPIPGTPWCVVWTGDDRVFFYNPTTRLSMWERPEELVGRADVDKNIQEPPHKRGLENGPKPAIFKQEPDLTASEDPSEEESSTSKRRKIEEKEETEVQKEAAMEAELRAARERAVVPQETRMNQFKEMLLERGVSAFSTWEKELHKIVFDPRYLLLNPKERKQVFDQYVKTRAEEERKEKKNKILQAKDDFRKMMEEARLGVRTTFSEFAVKHSRDSRFKAIEKMKDREAMFTEFMTFTRRKEKENSRNRGEKVKQDFFELLSDYHVDAQQRWSKVKERMETDPRYKAVETSATREELFKSYVEKLTKNCSVEKEKELEKQARVEASLRERERTVQQFRSEQTKEIDREREQHKREEAVQHFKALLSDMVRSPDANWSETRRSLRKDHRWECCALLEREEKERLFSEHVEALAKKKKELFRQLLDETTQVTLTSTWKEVKRIIREDPRCVKFSSSDRKRQREFEDYLKDKHITAKADFRTLLKETKFITYRSGKLMLDSDQHLVDVTRILQNDKRYLVLDSVPEERHKLLTAYVEELERRGPPPPPTAFEPGRRSKK
- the tcerg1a gene encoding transcription elongation regulator 1a isoform X2 is translated as MAAQQQNSAPRFFTAVPPAPATVPRRLPLLSTPANPPLLSTPSTPAFSSSPSNPPLQSSSVTPPSRTAGANQPLLSTPATPPFTAMRGSTPAVIPPFGRMPFDPSVPPPVGGAHLQRPPFLPPPMGTMPPPPGLIFPPGIPPAAAAALASAEEIWVENRSADGKVYYYNARTRESAWTKPEGVKVIQQVELTPLILGQAATPGGPGPLSSLQTSGPGATHVTQSSGTAVSSTTSTSMTVVAPLHARTGMEAELSSTVTAPHSAAVAVTVTTGAQHLSMVLPHTVPQPAPAIPAFPSVMVPPFRVPLPGLPVPLPGILPGMVPPLLPVVSSQMMVAVAAFSSDWSEFKTAEGKSYYHNKRTQETTWEKPEQLQEKEPELEKPSQAAEDTLDLDLMQVDHGCPRVDPPKDQKEELKVMEMTEEEKLAKKAKPVATNPIPGTPWCVVWTGDDRVFFYNPTTRLSMWERPEELVGRADVDKNIQEPPHKRGLENGPKPAIFKQEPDLTASEDPSEEESSTSKRRKIEEKEETEVQKEAAMEAELRAARERAVVPQETRMNQFKEMLLERGVSAFSTWEKELHKIVFDPRYLLLNPKERKQVFDQYVKTRAEEERKEKKNKILQAKDDFRKMMEEARLGVRTTFSEFAVKHSRDSRFKAIEKMKDREAMFTEFMTFTRRKEKENSRNRGEKVKQDFFELLSDYHVDAQQRWSKVKERMETDPRYKAVETSATREELFKSYVEKLTKNCSVEKEKELEKQARVEASLRERERTVQQFRSEQTKEIDREREQHKREEAVQHFKALLSDMVRSPDANWSETRRSLRKDHRWECCALLEREEKERLFSEHVEALAKKKKELFRQLLDETTVTLTSTWKEVKRIIREDPRCVKFSSSDRKRQREFEDYLKDKHITAKADFRTLLKETKFITYRSGKLMLDSDQHLVDVTRILQNDKRYLVLDSVPEERHKLLTAYVEELERRGPPPPPTAFEPGRRSKK